The nucleotide window CAACAATTTCTTATACACACACTCCAACTCTCCTTCTGTTGATTCAATCATTTGCTCTGTTTCTATCAACTTCTTCAGCTCATCACCTTcaacttcttgattcttcttgtTAAACATCCTCGACATGATTCCTCTACAACCACTTCTTGATATCTGCTTATGATTCATCGTCACCACTTCCATCAACAAAGAAACAAGAACATCGAAGCTCGTCTCCTTAACTTTCTTCATCACATTGATGGCACCTCCacaatctttcttcttcttattaatcttcatcttcAACTGCTTGCCAATCTTTCTGCTCAAGACTCTTCTCTTAAACACGTATGCGTCGATCTCACGTGTCAAGAAAGCATCATGATCTCCTCCTGATTTGCTTCTGATCACTCTCCTCCTCAAGCTCGACTCGAGTTCTCTGACTTGCTCTTTTGCCTCCATCAAAACGTCTCTGATCGTGTAACAGATATCAAGAACCTCAAGAAACCCATCGGAGACATCTTCTAGAAACGCTTTTTGAGTTTTGGTCGATTGAAAACGGAGGAAAACTTCGACCACCTCGTACATGTTCTTTAAAACTCCGAGTTTCCGACAAGCAGACTCTGGACTTTTCTTAAGTATCAGAAGATGATCTTCGATGGATCGTGACAGAGGATGAACGTTTTCGGGCCAGCTTGTTGAACGCACGTGTGCACCAAATGATGATGAAGTAGCAGCCATGGATCGAAGGACTCAATAGAGAAGTTAATGTATAAGTAAAAAAGGCTCCTTGTCTCATTAATACTAGCTCTCACCAATATATATGTATGGCATATATATGCATATGCATGCACGTAGAGGCCAATTATTACACGATTAGATACAGCCATACAGGCTGGAACTGGCTGTTGCGGTTTAGTTTCTTCCGACAGTCAAACGACAAATCCATACTTATATTTATAGTATAAACTTCCTTTCATCAACCTTGTACACTTTGGATTAATGAAGGTGGTAAATCAACGTAAATGTATAATGTTTTCAGCAAGCGTATCACTGATAAAACaatcaagaagaaactcaagtGACAATGTTCAAAAGTTAAAGTTAAACATAGTGATATaacttagcaaaaaaaaaaaaaaaacatagtgaTATACAACATTCTGGacacaaacatataaaacaTTCACAGCTATTATACATAAGTCGCATGACctcaaattatatttaagaaaattataaccTAATATGGCCTGGTAAATATTAAATCCAGCCATTATCCAACTTAAGGTAAAAATGAGTGTTATATCTCTTACATCATGATGAGCACTCTATTCTTAATGTTCAATGCAACAATTAGGCCAAAATTAACAAATCTAGAGCCAACATAAAAACATACACAAATAGTTTACAAATACCAGTTTTTAGTTAGTAGACAGCTTATATGTGCGGCAACAACCTCAGGTAGGCTGCGTAGATATGAAACCCACAAGAAAGATCGAGTAACCGTTGGCTGCGACGTCTTTTTCAAAATCCCAGCAACCTTTAATTAAATAACACATCCTTATATTTATATCAATAAACGTCCAAGTCCAATTGTATATGAATATAGACACGCATAcatgtaatattatatttatccaTTTGAAGAAAACTGGGATTGTGCACGAACGGAACAGAGGAAGACCTCTTGAAGCAAAACCATCAACGAGAAGTTGATCTTTGTGACAGCCTGGGTGTCTTTCTTTCGTTAACTTATATCAAACACCTTATTGTTATTGTCTTCATGTGtccttttataaaattttacttcTCTTAAAAGGCCATAtctgtatatataataattggCAGTTACTTACGGAAACATGATcataaaatacaaaacaatttGTTTCCAATGCCCATGCACAAGTTTTGTTTAATTAGCCGGATCTGACCAACCAATCTTAGTTAGTCTCATTGACAATTCCACTCATCATCCACATATCAACTTTATGCCAAGCCTGCTTTAAACTTGCTGTATATATTCTCCATTGATATGCTTATCAttactaattttaaaatcatagtcAAAATAATAGTTGGTTATATAAGTTCattgttatattatattgatCTAATAAGTTTG belongs to Brassica rapa cultivar Chiifu-401-42 chromosome A07, CAAS_Brap_v3.01, whole genome shotgun sequence and includes:
- the LOC103832072 gene encoding uncharacterized protein LOC103832072, whose protein sequence is MAATSSSFGAHVRSTSWPENVHPLSRSIEDHLLILKKSPESACRKLGVLKNMYEVVEVFLRFQSTKTQKAFLEDVSDGFLEVLDICYTIRDVLMEAKEQVRELESSLRRRVIRSKSGGDHDAFLTREIDAYVFKRRVLSRKIGKQLKMKINKKKKDCGGAINVMKKVKETSFDVLVSLLMEVVTMNHKQISRSGCRGIMSRMFNKKNQEVEGDELKKLIETEQMIESTEGELECVYKKLLKTRVSLLNMLTH